The Accipiter gentilis chromosome 9, bAccGen1.1, whole genome shotgun sequence genome includes a region encoding these proteins:
- the STOX1 gene encoding storkhead-box protein 1, giving the protein MNPLSQSHSIPLAEGICRTISDMNADHVMVTQETLMEQLVKNYPGIAVPSHNVLYNILGTLIKERKIYHTGEGYFIVTPNTYFITKDATEDNRRVPLAHSHCSSSPSITYLVNIECCADLVKENIPTVSHYRSCHCFPDQNMLCEQRSRQLVNREPNGGGRKGCSELKPSVQTHGISTSAENHSWDTIKSLTSAKEKLKSKRFGLGLFWRSASKKEKRKKEYSTFSAQFPPKEWPVRDEDDLDNIPRDIEHEIIKRINPTLTVDNLIKHTILMQKFEEQKKYISEGTLAEVSIVRQNHLSNDCLQKTESKPAKHTRKTKSKKEKQISRSNRKFHIRELTSQNEKLEENLSLPIINQQPFDIGVESHVIYKKQIKNPFQGLSWRRNFHAKGYKGTINSQLKSRTRKQDRALQRPWSLDSSKTFDYETNQLTTEMQADKAKQNKLLHASRSSLQLKKDSLSENFSYLQGNTLQIDNKSKYFLESTISEENIYRGTVKKNPGHIKKSPHSYTEDNGVRKEDAKFSLYLKDENCRCKADAVCELLDQTANEFQNVHLSNYTANVSLVKKIGVKYRQKTNKKSELIFKYDCASHPGSMKLESEGFTDNCHLLYQKAHDGDTCNSLHLDDNFEGNEPCHLPPGHAFSDTRDWSKAVQKLGTAMSLKNCKVNTYPAQYNTTVNKRDSGEHGYKESASFAESTYGSKVHPKPGFSDESCLCSQVLPIGHRKEEETGLTECAKASAVADFCHTDEADSDADTLQNFTYEIGEVVACCALGSQTKEMRNPLGKKDLSFKNAGTMVSGQKHPEGTENHSITGDSGIDSPRWTEKKMKPPAKF; this is encoded by the coding sequence GCATTGCAGTTCCTTCCCACAATGTCTTATATAATATCCTTGGCACTctaattaaagaaaggaaaatctatCATACGGGAGAAGGATACTTCATTGTGACTCCCAACACATACTTCATCACAAAGGATGCCACAGAAGACAACAGAAGGGTCCCGTTGGCACACAGTCATTGCTCTTCATCACCTTCCATCACTTACCTGGTAAACATTGAGTGCTGTGCAGACCTagtgaaagaaaacattcctACGGTATCCCATTACAGATCCTGCCATTGTTTCCCTGACCAGAATATGCTCTGTGAACAAAGATCTCGGCAGCTAGTGAACCGTGAACCTAATGGAGGAGGTAGGAAAGGCTGCAGTGAATTGAAGCCTTCAGTTCAAACTCATGGGATCTCCACATCTGCTGAAAACCATTCCTGGGACACCATCAAATCCCTGACATCtgcaaaagagaaactgaaaagcaaaaggttTGGCCTTGGCCTTTTCTGGAGAAGtgcttccaaaaaagaaaaacgtaAGAAGGAGTACTCCACTTTTTCAGCCCAGTTTCCTCCCAAGGAGTGGCCAGTCAGGGATGAAGATGACTTAGATAATATTCCACGTGATATTGAACATGAAATCATCAAGCGTATTAACCCTACTCTTACAGTTGATAATTTGATTAAACACACAATTTTAATGCAGAAGTTTGAGGagcaaaaaaaatacatcagtgagGGTACCTTGGCTGAAGTGTCAATAGTCAGGCAAAACCATCTTTCAAATGACTGTCTTCAAAAGACAGAAAGTAAACCAGCAAAACACACCAGGAAAACCAAatcaaagaaagagaagcagattAGTAGAAGCAACAGGAAATTTCACATACGTGAGCTAACATCCCAAAATGAGAAACTGGAAGAGAACCTTTCACTGCCTATCATAAACCAACAGCCATTTGATATAGGAGTGGAATCCCATGTCATAtataaaaaacaaattaagaacCCTTTTCAGGGTCTGTCATGGAGACGCAACTTTCATGCAAAAGGGTACAAAGGTACTATTAACAGTCAGCTGAAGTCCAGGACTCGAAAGCAAGACAGAGCTTTACAAAGGCCATGGTCCTTGGACTCCTCAAAAACTTTTGACTATGAAACCAACCAGCTGACTACCGAAATGCAGGCTGACAAAGCTAAGCAAAACAAACTACTCCATGCTAGTAGGTCTTCCCTCCAACTAAAGAAAGACAGTTTAAGTGAAAACTTTAGTTATCTGCAAGGCAATACTTTGCAAATAGATAATAAAAGTAAATACTTTCTGGAGAGTactatttctgaagaaaacatctACAgaggaacagtaaaaaaaaatcctgggcaTATTAAAAAATCCCCTCACTCCTACACTGAAGATAATGGTGTGCGCAAAGAAGATGCAAAATTTTCATTATATCTGAAAGATGAGAATTGCAGGTGCAAAGCTGACGCTGTATGTGAGCTATTAGATCAAACAGCAAATGAATTTCAAAATGTCCATCTTTCAAATTATACAGCCAATGTCAGCCTGGTAAAAAAAATTGGTGTGAAATACAGACAAAAGACTAATAAAAAGAGTGAACTTATATTTAAATATGACTGTGCCAGCCATCCCGGATCAATGAAGCTGGAAAGTGAAGGATTTACGGATAACTGCCATCTTCTGTACCAAAAAGCACATGATGGTGACACCTGTAACTCCTTACATCTGGATGACAATTTTGAAGGCAATGAACCATGTCACCTGCCTCCTGGCCATGCTTTTTCAGATACAAGAGACTGGAGTAAAGCTGTGCAAAAGCTGGGGACAGCTATGTCCCTAAAAAACTGTAAGGTTAATACTTACCCTGCTCAGTACAACACAACTGTAAATAAACGTGACTCTGGGGAGCATGGATATAAGGAAAGTGCTAGTTTTGCAGAATCAACATATGGCTCAAAAGTGCATCCAAAACCAGGTTTCTCAGATGAAAGTTGTTTGTGCAGTCAGGTTCTTCCGATAggtcacagaaaggaagaagaaactggCCTTACTGAATGTGCAAAGGCTTCAGCTGTAGCAGATTTCTGCCACACTGATGAGGCTGACTCAGATGCTGATACTTTGCAGAACTTCACCTATGAGATAGGCGAAGTAGTGGCATGCTGTGCTTTGGGGTCACAGACCAAAGAAATGAGAAaccctctgggaaaaaaagatctGTCTTTTAAGAATGCAGGTACTATGGTATCAGGACAGAAACACCCAGAAGGGACAGAAAA